The following coding sequences are from one Physeter macrocephalus isolate SW-GA unplaced genomic scaffold, ASM283717v5 random_317, whole genome shotgun sequence window:
- the WNT10B gene encoding protein Wnt-10b — protein MREEPRPRPPPSGLAGLLFLALCSRALSNEILGLKLPGEPPLTANTVCLTLSGLSKRQLGLCLRSPDVTASALQGLHIAVHECQHQLRDQRWNCSALEGGGRLPHHSAILKRGFRESAFSFSMLAAGVMHAVATACSLGKLVSCSCGWKGSGEQDRLRAKLLQLQALSRGKSFPHSLPSPGPGSGPSPGPQDTWEWGGCNHDMDFGEKFSRDFLDSREAPRDIQARMRIHNNRVGRQVVTENLKRKCKCHGTSGSCQFKTCWRSAPEFRVVGAALRERLGRAIFIDTHNRNSGAFQPRLRPRRLSGELVYFEKSPDFCERDPTMGSPGTRGRACNKTSRLLDGCGSLCCGRGHNVLRQTRVERCHCRFHWCCYVLCDECKVTEWVNVCK, from the exons ATGCGGGAGGAGCCGCGGCCGCGGCCTCCGCCCTCGGGCCTCGCGGGTCTCCTGTTCCTGGCTTTGTGCAGTCG GGCCCTAAGCAATGAGATTCTGGGTCTGAAGCTGCCCGGCGAGCCGCCGCTGACCGCCAACACCGTATGCTTGACGCTGTCGGGCCTGAGCAAGCGGCAGTTAGGCCTGTGCCTGCGCAGCCCCGACGTGACGGCGTCCGCGCTTCAGGGCCTGCACATCGCTGTGCACGAGTGTCAGCACCAGCTGCGTGACCAGCGCTGGAACTGCTCGGCGCTCGAGGGCGGCGGCCGCCTGCCGCACCACAGCGCCATCCTCAAGCGCG GTTTCCGAGAGAGCGCTTTTTCCTTCTCCATGCTGGCTGCTGGGGTCATGCATGCGGTAGCCACGGCCTGCAGCCTGGGCAAGCTGGTGAGCTGCAGCTGCGGCTGGAAGGGCAGTGGCGAGCAGGATCGGCTGAGGGCCAAACTGCTGCAGCTGCAGGCACTGTCCCGGGGCAAGAGttttccccactccctgcccagcCCGGGCCCTGGCTCAGGAcccagccctggcccccaggACACATGGGAATGGGGTGGCTGTAACCACGACATGGACTTTGGAGAGAAGTTCTCTCGGGATTTCTTGGATTCCAGGGAAGCTCCCCGGGACATCCAGGCACGAATGCGAATCCACAACAACAGGGTGGGGCGTCAG GTGGTAACTGAAAACCTGAAGCGGAAATGCAAGTGCCATGGCACATCAGGCAGCTGCCAGTTCAAGACGTGCTGGAGGTCGGCCCCAGAGTTCCGGGTGGTAGGGGCGGCCTTgagggagcggctgggccgggcCATCTTCATTGATACTCACAACCGCAACTCTGGAGCCTTCCAACCCCGCCTTCGTCCCCGTCGCCTCTCAGGAGAACTGGTCTACTTTGAGAAGTCTCCTGACTTCTGTGAGCGAGACCCCACCATGGGCTCCCCAGGCACGCGGGGCCGGGCCTGCAACAAGACCAGCCGCCTGCTGGATGGCTGTGGCAGCCTGTGCTGTGGCCGCGGCCACAACGTGCTCCGGCAGACACGAGTTGAGCGCTGTCATTGCCGCTTCCACTGGTGCTGCTACGTGCTATGTGATGAGTGCAAGGTCACAGAGTGGGTCAACGTGTGTAAGTGA